A genomic region of Papaver somniferum cultivar HN1 chromosome 7, ASM357369v1, whole genome shotgun sequence contains the following coding sequences:
- the LOC113297879 gene encoding diacylglycerol O-acyltransferase 1-2-like yields the protein MFRLDVILQLRIVDLGLMLKLFLTRASAPAHRRVKESHLSSDAIFRQSHAGLFNLCIGVLVAVKISLITENLMKLYITKRLTTFHVLVCIYSLSHAYFEVTTSLELPDMNIIEPCLSEFNLSLPLFAVASYKVEKIAQNKLVSEPVSNNKVISFCILCPLAISIVIHDYIHSQDVLLSSLGKF from the exons ATGTTTCGGTTGGATGTTATTCTTCAATTAAGAATTGTTG ATTTGGGTTTGATGTTGAAGTTGTTTCTTACAAG GGCATCAGCTCCGGCTCATAGAAGAGTTAAGGAAAGTCATCTTAGTTCTGATGCCATCTTCAGACAG AGTCATGCTGGTTTGTTCAATCTCTGTATTGGTGTACTGGTCGCAGTCAAAATAAGTCTTATTACTGAAAATTTAATGAAG CTTTACATCACTAAGAGACTGACCACTTTTCATGTGTTGGTATGCATCTACTCTCTATCTCATGCTTACTTTGAAGTAACTACATCTTTGGAACTTCCTGACATGAATATTATTGAACCATGTTTATCTGAATTCAATCTCAGCCTGCCTTTGTTTGCGGTTGCTTCTTATAAGGTTGAAAAGATAGCTCAAAATAAGCTCGTTTCGGAACCAGTAAGTAATAACAAGGTTATTTCATTTTGCATTTTATGCCCTTTAGCCATCAGCATAGTTATCCATGACTATATACATTCACAAGAT